A genomic segment from Syntrophotalea acetylenivorans encodes:
- a CDS encoding PAS domain S-box protein encodes MVLYIEGSDQDQQAARTLLQEHGFTVSLSRGEVPVATELVETTEEDLPLAFLAHFIDGIVIMNVETAGVLYANNAFAEMLGYSLEEVRRQKVWDWDVVWSREEIEHMYATRKWLGERFETRFRRKGGQMLDVAVTHKPVTWKGKEVLFCVVRDISEGKQTERVLHLTQFTVENTDDQAFWMSPEGRFLYVNEAACTALDYSREELEGMPIWEIDPNVTADKAVDYWRQLKEEGSMRFESLHRAKDGRIYPVEVRGNYVNYDGQEYSCVFVTDISKRKQEEQALRLNQFAVDNTAEQAFWITPEGQITYANNAACASLGYCREELVGMSLPDIDPDFSGEDVVESWISLKKDKVRRFERCHKAKDGRLYPVEVRSNYVNYDGREFRFAFVIDISERKAAEEALWRREEQYRQLMEMLPIAAYTTDAEGRITFFNRRAQEFWQREPRLGSDLWCGSHMLRYLDGPPMDHDQCPMALTLKTGQACQGKEIIVEHPDGTRSNVIVYPELLADTAGETEGAVNLLVDITERRQTEEALRESEHKYRTIVEHAPFGITRSTREGELLNANPAFASILGYDSVQELLESVNLSNIQDALFPEPSTRAPLVENILSSDSWYVFNNLFYCKDGSLVTCRVHSRRIMNGDGRADEFESFIENITDQLEAMRALRESEEKFRVLAETSSVPITIYQEDRFVYVNPAMEQLLGYSAEELYRMKFWEWAQGEVREQIRNNGLERLSGKTVSGQYEISYLTKGGEQRCVLISAGVMEYQGLPTGVASLLDITERKRSEELLRASLAEKEVLLQEIHHRVKNNLQVVSSLLFLQAQRFSDPELQACFLESQSRICSMALAHEQLYQSKNLSEISIKKYMENLVGQLEKSFQSPKQEVDCRLVVENVPLDIEKVVPCGLLVTELLSNAYKHAFADGCSGQVTVSLQSENGQIELKVVDDGIGLPAEFDHRQAKTLGLQLVSALVNQLGGALEVETVNGTCFRVNFAG; translated from the coding sequence ATGGTTTTGTACATTGAAGGAAGCGATCAGGACCAGCAGGCGGCGCGGACATTGTTGCAGGAACATGGCTTCACGGTCTCTTTGTCACGCGGTGAGGTCCCGGTCGCAACAGAATTGGTCGAAACAACCGAAGAGGACCTGCCGTTGGCCTTTTTGGCACATTTCATCGATGGTATCGTCATTATGAATGTCGAAACCGCGGGGGTCCTATACGCCAATAATGCTTTTGCCGAAATGCTCGGCTACAGTCTGGAAGAAGTCCGCCGGCAGAAGGTCTGGGACTGGGACGTTGTCTGGTCGCGGGAAGAAATTGAACACATGTACGCGACAAGGAAATGGCTGGGGGAGCGATTCGAAACGCGCTTTCGGCGCAAGGGCGGTCAGATGCTGGATGTGGCCGTCACCCATAAACCGGTCACCTGGAAGGGGAAAGAGGTTCTTTTCTGCGTGGTTCGGGATATCAGTGAAGGCAAGCAAACCGAGCGCGTGCTGCATCTCACCCAATTCACCGTGGAAAATACCGACGACCAGGCTTTCTGGATGTCCCCCGAAGGCCGATTTCTTTATGTCAACGAGGCAGCATGCACCGCCCTGGATTACAGTCGTGAAGAACTCGAGGGCATGCCGATATGGGAAATCGACCCGAATGTTACCGCTGACAAAGCCGTCGATTATTGGCGACAATTAAAAGAAGAGGGGTCGATGCGTTTTGAAAGTCTTCACCGGGCCAAGGATGGACGTATCTACCCGGTGGAGGTTCGCGGCAATTACGTCAATTATGACGGCCAGGAATACAGTTGTGTTTTTGTTACGGATATCAGTAAGCGTAAACAGGAAGAGCAGGCCTTGCGCCTGAACCAATTTGCAGTGGATAACACGGCGGAGCAGGCATTCTGGATAACGCCGGAAGGACAAATCACTTACGCCAACAATGCCGCTTGTGCCTCTCTGGGCTATTGCCGTGAAGAACTGGTCGGCATGTCGTTGCCCGACATAGATCCCGATTTTTCTGGTGAAGATGTGGTCGAGTCCTGGATCAGCTTGAAAAAGGATAAAGTCCGGCGCTTTGAACGCTGCCACAAAGCCAAGGACGGACGTCTTTATCCGGTGGAGGTTCGCAGCAACTATGTCAATTATGACGGTCGGGAATTCAGGTTCGCTTTTGTTATTGATATCAGTGAGCGTAAAGCGGCTGAGGAAGCGCTTTGGCGCAGAGAGGAACAATATCGCCAGTTGATGGAGATGTTGCCTATCGCGGCTTACACTACCGATGCCGAGGGTCGCATCACCTTTTTCAATCGCAGGGCGCAGGAATTCTGGCAGCGCGAGCCCAGGCTCGGCAGTGATCTCTGGTGCGGCTCCCATATGTTGCGTTATCTCGATGGCCCGCCGATGGACCACGACCAATGCCCCATGGCTCTTACTCTGAAAACCGGTCAAGCCTGCCAGGGAAAGGAAATCATTGTCGAGCACCCCGACGGCACCAGGTCCAACGTGATCGTTTACCCCGAACTGCTGGCGGATACCGCAGGCGAAACGGAAGGGGCCGTCAACCTGCTCGTCGATATCACCGAGCGCAGGCAGACCGAAGAGGCGCTCAGGGAATCGGAGCACAAATATCGCACCATCGTCGAGCACGCCCCCTTCGGCATCACTCGCTCCACGCGAGAAGGGGAACTGCTCAACGCCAATCCGGCGTTCGCTTCCATCCTGGGGTACGATTCCGTGCAAGAGCTGCTGGAGAGCGTCAACCTTTCCAACATTCAGGACGCTCTGTTCCCCGAGCCGTCTACGCGGGCGCCTCTGGTGGAGAACATACTCTCCAGCGACTCGTGGTATGTTTTCAATAATCTCTTCTACTGTAAGGACGGTAGCCTCGTCACCTGCCGGGTCCACTCCAGGCGGATAATGAACGGAGACGGCCGGGCCGATGAATTCGAGAGCTTCATTGAAAATATAACCGATCAGCTCGAAGCGATGCGCGCCTTGAGGGAGAGCGAAGAAAAGTTCCGCGTGCTGGCGGAGACTTCATCGGTGCCTATCACCATCTACCAGGAAGATCGGTTCGTCTATGTCAATCCAGCCATGGAGCAGTTGTTGGGCTATAGCGCCGAGGAATTGTACCGGATGAAATTCTGGGAATGGGCCCAGGGCGAAGTCCGGGAGCAGATCCGAAACAACGGCCTGGAACGGCTGTCCGGAAAAACCGTCTCCGGCCAGTACGAGATCAGCTACCTGACCAAAGGCGGCGAACAGCGCTGCGTGCTGATTTCGGCCGGGGTCATGGAATACCAGGGGCTGCCCACCGGGGTGGCTTCCCTGCTCGATATTACCGAGCGCAAGCGTAGCGAGGAACTGCTTAGGGCTTCGCTGGCGGAAAAAGAGGTTCTGCTGCAAGAAATTCACCATCGAGTGAAGAATAATCTGCAGGTGGTGTCGAGCCTGCTGTTTTTGCAGGCGCAGAGGTTCAGCGATCCGGAGTTGCAAGCCTGCTTCCTTGAAAGCCAGAGCCGTATCTGCTCCATGGCCTTGGCCCACGAGCAGCTCTACCAGTCGAAAAACCTGTCCGAGATCAGTATCAAAAAGTATATGGAGAATCTGGTCGGACAGCTGGAAAAGAGCTTTCAGTCACCGAAGCAAGAGGTCGATTGCCGGCTGGTGGTGGAAAATGTGCCACTCGATATCGAAAAAGTGGTCCCCTGCGGTCTTTTGGTCACGGAACTTCTCTCCAATGCCTACAAGCATGCCTTTGCCGACGGCTGCAGCGGGCAGGTAACGGTCTCGTTGCAGAGCGAGAACGGTCAGATCGAACTGAAGGTAGTCGATGACGGCATAGGATTGCCGGCGGAATTCGACCATCGCCAGGCGAAAACTCTCGGACTGCAGCTGGTCTCGGCACTGGTCAACCAGCTGGGGGGCGCTCTGGAGGTGGAGACCGTCAATGGAACATGTTTCCGAGTGAACTTCGCGGGGTAA
- a CDS encoding SIR2 family NAD-dependent protein deacylase, which translates to MPTPQTLSPTECAALLQSSANIVALTGAGASTAAGIPDFRGPRGLYVTRRYDPEKVFDVGWFQREPRYFYEFSRDFVSTVKDIKPTLTHRFLAELERVGRLGGVITQNIDFLHQQAGSRKVVELHGSYRSAVCLSCDKVFDNFSYARWEEAMTVDPASPVARCAACGGLIKPDIVFFGESVDRYPEAEQLVADCDMLLVLGSSLQVVPASHLPYSTQAPTLIVNQGSVALPPTPNRYFVDSDLDSYFRQVAAYLGQGG; encoded by the coding sequence ATGCCGACCCCCCAAACCCTGTCCCCCACCGAATGTGCTGCGCTTCTGCAGAGCTCCGCCAATATCGTCGCTTTGACTGGAGCCGGGGCTTCCACTGCTGCCGGAATTCCAGATTTTCGTGGACCTCGCGGGTTGTACGTAACCCGCCGTTACGATCCGGAAAAGGTTTTCGATGTCGGTTGGTTTCAGCGCGAGCCCCGCTATTTTTATGAGTTTTCCCGGGACTTTGTCTCTACGGTGAAAGACATTAAGCCAACCCTCACCCATCGTTTCCTTGCCGAACTGGAGCGGGTCGGTCGCTTGGGCGGGGTCATCACCCAAAACATCGATTTTCTCCACCAGCAGGCCGGCAGTCGCAAGGTGGTCGAGTTGCACGGTTCCTACCGCTCTGCCGTCTGTTTGAGTTGCGACAAGGTCTTCGATAATTTCAGCTACGCCCGTTGGGAAGAGGCCATGACCGTCGATCCTGCCTCTCCCGTAGCCCGCTGCGCCGCCTGCGGCGGCCTGATCAAACCCGACATCGTTTTTTTCGGCGAGTCGGTCGACCGCTACCCCGAGGCGGAACAGTTGGTGGCGGATTGCGACATGCTGCTGGTGCTCGGCTCAAGCCTGCAGGTTGTCCCTGCCTCCCATCTGCCCTACAGCACCCAAGCTCCGACCTTGATCGTCAATCAAGGATCTGTGGCACTGCCGCCGACTCCCAACCGCTATTTCGTCGACAGCGACCTCGACAGTTATTTCCGTCAGGTGGCAGCGTACCTGGGGCAGGGCGGTTAA
- a CDS encoding PAS domain-containing transcriptional regulator, whose product MDHHNLPNLLERMDPGIVLFDNDFRVHHVNQALMQIFTETSRKEIFDQSLLQMHQGPPAERMQELVGLMRDSSRQVSFSIKRMSGGPRDLFLLLKLMPLLDRTLDNSLHCCLVYDITTLIANPQRRFIKVPVTAGGEIQLLDPEEILFIKAENVYSQVAIEEGEFFCDLSLGVLEAGLNQERFFRIHRSYLVNLDRVEKVIREGNTVTLLMAGNACRLPVSRNRAKDFLVRVGLK is encoded by the coding sequence ATGGACCACCACAACCTGCCGAACCTTCTGGAGCGCATGGATCCGGGGATCGTGCTGTTCGACAACGATTTTCGGGTGCATCACGTCAATCAAGCGCTGATGCAGATCTTTACCGAGACCTCCCGGAAGGAAATCTTCGACCAGAGCCTGCTGCAGATGCACCAGGGACCGCCCGCCGAGCGGATGCAGGAGCTGGTGGGTCTGATGCGCGATTCGTCCCGCCAGGTGTCCTTTTCCATCAAGCGCATGAGCGGGGGCCCCCGAGACCTGTTTCTGTTGCTCAAGTTGATGCCGCTGCTCGACCGTACGCTGGACAATTCCCTGCACTGCTGCCTGGTCTACGACATCACTACGCTGATCGCCAACCCCCAGCGCCGCTTTATCAAAGTGCCGGTCACCGCCGGCGGCGAAATCCAACTTTTGGACCCGGAGGAGATCCTCTTTATCAAAGCGGAGAACGTCTATTCCCAGGTGGCCATCGAGGAAGGCGAGTTTTTCTGCGACCTGTCCTTGGGAGTGCTGGAGGCGGGACTTAACCAGGAACGTTTCTTTCGCATTCACCGCAGCTACCTGGTGAACCTCGACCGGGTAGAAAAGGTGATCCGGGAAGGCAACACCGTAACCTTGCTGATGGCCGGCAACGCCTGTCGCCTGCCGGTAAGCCGCAATCGGGCGAAGGACTTTCTTGTGCGGGTCGGCCTAAAGTAG
- the cooS gene encoding anaerobic carbon-monoxide dehydrogenase catalytic subunit, producing MPVKQDHRSVDPAAIAMLQIADQNEIDNVWERLEKQQPQCGYGQLGTCCRICTQGPCRIDPLGEGPTQGVCGATADTMVARNLARMAAVGSSAHSDHGRKVALLLKAVATGENTDYEIVNEEKLQGVAAKLGIAADGLTTLELADKVADAALDCFGSQTEAPIQFAASYMPERLQKQLGNAEATLKSATGARIGLMPRGIDRESVDILHRTHFGCDADPLSLVAQTVRCSLGDGWGGSLIATELQDVLFGAPQIRTIKANLGVLDKEMVNIIVHGHEPVLSEKVVELARSAKMNEAAKKVGAAGINVAGLCCTGNEILMRQGVGVAGNLLHSELAIMTGAVEALVVDVQCIFPSLADLSSCYHTQFITTSEQVNIPGATHIQFEEHDANQIAEQIVQKAIDAYPNRNAAKVYIPEQTAEAVVGFTVEQILGALGGSPAPLVEVIANGTIKGVVGIVGCNNVKVKQDLFHQELTRELIKRDILVIGTGCWAIAAAKDGLMNLDAQELAGSGLKAVCQSLGIPPVLHMGSCVDCSRMLVLAGAIADHLGVDISALPLAGSAPEWTTEKAVAIGSYFVGSGLPVHLWPAPPILGSPAVTGILTEGSKDLLGGYFFVEEDPAATAEQMLAIINEKRAGLGI from the coding sequence ATGCCCGTAAAACAAGATCATCGCAGCGTCGATCCCGCTGCGATTGCCATGTTGCAGATCGCTGACCAGAACGAAATTGATAACGTCTGGGAGCGCTTGGAAAAACAACAACCCCAGTGCGGCTACGGCCAGCTCGGCACCTGCTGCCGTATCTGTACCCAGGGCCCCTGTCGCATCGATCCTTTGGGTGAAGGCCCGACCCAGGGCGTGTGCGGTGCTACCGCCGACACCATGGTCGCCCGTAATCTGGCGCGGATGGCGGCGGTCGGTTCTTCAGCTCACTCGGACCACGGCCGCAAGGTGGCCCTGCTGCTTAAAGCGGTGGCAACCGGTGAAAACACCGACTATGAGATCGTCAACGAAGAAAAGTTGCAGGGCGTGGCCGCCAAGCTCGGCATTGCCGCTGACGGCCTGACGACTCTGGAACTGGCCGACAAGGTGGCCGACGCCGCTCTGGACTGTTTCGGTTCCCAGACCGAGGCGCCGATCCAGTTTGCCGCCTCTTACATGCCGGAACGACTTCAGAAACAGCTGGGGAATGCAGAAGCGACTTTGAAGAGCGCCACCGGCGCCCGCATCGGCCTGATGCCCCGGGGCATCGACCGCGAGTCGGTAGATATCCTGCACCGCACCCACTTCGGCTGCGACGCCGATCCCCTCTCCCTGGTGGCGCAGACCGTACGCTGCTCCCTGGGCGACGGCTGGGGCGGTTCCCTGATCGCTACCGAGCTGCAGGACGTACTGTTCGGTGCGCCGCAGATCCGTACCATCAAAGCCAACCTCGGCGTTCTCGACAAAGAAATGGTCAACATTATCGTCCACGGCCACGAGCCGGTTCTGTCGGAAAAAGTAGTCGAACTGGCCCGTTCGGCGAAAATGAACGAGGCAGCAAAAAAAGTTGGTGCCGCTGGCATCAACGTGGCCGGTCTGTGCTGTACCGGCAACGAGATTCTCATGCGCCAGGGGGTCGGCGTAGCCGGCAACCTTCTGCACAGCGAACTGGCCATCATGACCGGCGCCGTCGAAGCGCTGGTGGTCGACGTGCAATGTATCTTCCCCTCGCTGGCCGATCTTTCTTCCTGCTACCACACCCAGTTCATTACCACCAGCGAGCAGGTCAACATCCCCGGCGCGACCCATATCCAGTTTGAAGAACACGACGCCAACCAGATCGCCGAGCAGATCGTGCAGAAGGCCATCGACGCCTACCCCAACCGCAACGCGGCCAAGGTGTATATACCTGAGCAGACCGCCGAAGCAGTGGTCGGTTTCACCGTAGAACAGATCCTCGGCGCCCTCGGAGGCAGCCCGGCGCCCCTGGTGGAGGTCATCGCCAACGGCACCATCAAAGGCGTGGTCGGCATCGTCGGCTGCAACAACGTCAAGGTCAAGCAAGACCTGTTTCATCAGGAACTGACCCGCGAGCTGATCAAGCGAGACATTCTGGTCATCGGCACTGGCTGCTGGGCCATCGCCGCCGCCAAAGACGGACTGATGAACCTGGACGCCCAAGAGCTGGCCGGTTCGGGCCTGAAGGCCGTATGCCAGTCCCTCGGCATTCCGCCGGTGCTGCACATGGGCTCCTGCGTCGACTGTTCACGGATGCTGGTCCTGGCCGGCGCCATCGCCGATCACCTCGGCGTGGACATCTCGGCCTTGCCCCTGGCCGGTTCGGCTCCCGAATGGACCACCGAGAAAGCGGTGGCTATCGGCTCCTATTTCGTCGGTTCCGGCCTGCCGGTTCACCTGTGGCCAGCCCCGCCGATCCTCGGTAGCCCGGCAGTGACCGGTATCCTCACCGAAGGCTCCAAGGACCTTCTCGGCGGCTACTTCTTCGTCGAAGAGGACCCGGCCGCCACCGCTGAGCAAATGCTGGCGATCATCAATGAAAAGCGCGCCGGTCTCGGTATTTAA
- a CDS encoding AAA family ATPase, which yields MKQPNGFRVVVTGKGGVGKTTLTACLSRLLSERGINVLAADEDPQMNLPYALGLPLEKAAAIVPLNRNHDYIEEKTGVRPGKSFGSMFRLNPRVDDVVKRFGVQVDENLNLLVMGTVVQAAAGCLCSENVLLDSVMSHLSLREGEAILLDTQAGVEHFGRALAEGFSQCLVVTDTSFNALAVARHAAELARQSGIGRIHLVVNRRKEDGSRKLTELLELTGTDLSNLFDGVHSLPLEPRFEELEPNVTRILQEESGYVSGLIAIAEEMLAFENDRGNAS from the coding sequence ATGAAACAACCCAACGGTTTCCGCGTCGTGGTCACAGGCAAGGGCGGGGTCGGCAAAACGACCCTTACGGCCTGCCTGTCTCGACTGCTCAGCGAAAGGGGCATCAACGTCCTGGCCGCCGACGAAGATCCGCAGATGAACCTGCCCTACGCCCTTGGTCTGCCGCTGGAAAAAGCGGCCGCCATCGTACCCCTCAATCGTAATCACGATTACATCGAGGAGAAAACCGGCGTACGTCCGGGTAAATCTTTCGGCAGCATGTTCCGCCTCAACCCCCGGGTCGACGATGTGGTGAAACGCTTCGGCGTGCAGGTCGACGAGAATCTCAACCTGCTGGTGATGGGCACCGTGGTGCAAGCCGCCGCCGGCTGCCTCTGTTCGGAGAACGTGCTTCTCGACTCGGTGATGAGCCATCTTTCCTTGCGGGAAGGCGAGGCTATCCTGCTCGACACCCAGGCCGGCGTGGAACACTTCGGCCGCGCCCTCGCCGAGGGCTTCTCCCAATGCCTGGTCGTTACCGACACCTCCTTCAACGCCCTGGCGGTAGCCCGCCACGCCGCCGAACTGGCCCGTCAGTCGGGTATCGGCCGCATTCACCTGGTGGTCAACCGGCGCAAGGAAGATGGCAGTCGCAAGCTGACCGAACTCCTTGAACTGACCGGCACCGATCTCTCCAACCTCTTCGACGGCGTACATAGCTTGCCTCTAGAGCCGCGTTTCGAGGAGTTGGAGCCGAATGTGACGCGCATTTTGCAGGAAGAGAGCGGCTACGTATCCGGTCTTATTGCCATAGCCGAGGAAATGCTGGCCTTTGAGAACGACCGCGGAAACGCTTCGTAA
- a CDS encoding 4Fe-4S dicluster domain-containing protein, which translates to MKKIFVDYKKCVACKGCEIACAIQQHPSHSLYALVGDKKTQVNVRVLGVEHEAFPVSCRHCDPAMCLDACPSGAITRDPQTAAVVLNPDLCKACAMCAMVCPFDAVSFKQTHRARYDRTVAYKCDLCHERLQEGLNPACVDACHSNALVFKESDELSNQRAVQNLKVYLLGEEGEPPLFSLYRELRRKEFARRRSDKP; encoded by the coding sequence ATGAAGAAGATCTTTGTCGATTACAAGAAATGCGTAGCCTGCAAAGGCTGCGAGATCGCTTGTGCCATTCAGCAACACCCCAGCCACAGTCTGTACGCCTTGGTTGGCGATAAGAAGACCCAGGTCAACGTGAGGGTCCTGGGAGTGGAGCACGAGGCCTTTCCCGTCTCCTGCCGTCACTGTGATCCGGCCATGTGCCTGGACGCCTGCCCCTCCGGCGCCATCACACGCGACCCGCAGACCGCAGCAGTGGTTCTCAATCCTGATCTCTGTAAAGCCTGCGCCATGTGCGCCATGGTCTGCCCCTTTGACGCCGTCTCCTTCAAACAGACCCACCGCGCTCGCTACGACCGCACCGTGGCTTACAAATGCGATCTCTGCCACGAACGGCTGCAGGAAGGGCTCAACCCGGCCTGTGTCGACGCTTGCCATTCCAACGCCCTGGTCTTCAAGGAATCGGACGAACTGAGCAACCAGCGGGCGGTGCAGAACCTCAAGGTTTACCTCCTCGGCGAGGAAGGCGAGCCACCGCTGTTCTCTCTCTACCGCGAGCTACGGCGCAAGGAATTCGCCCGCCGCCGGAGCGACAAGCCATGA
- a CDS encoding NAD(P)/FAD-dependent oxidoreductase: protein MKVVTVGTGMASADFVQQLRTEGFDGEIVMISDEPYAPYSPCVIPFYLAGDPLESVFWKGQDFYQRQQITPLLEHRVVEVDREQRLVRTEQGASESYDRLFYAAGSRSWCPQPDWLQTEGVFGFKTLTDMVAIDRYIRQQRIERAVVFGGGFIGVDAALALHHRGIEVTIVHRNNRLLSQMTDVEGGQFATERLANKAGLDVRLHATVDSLTIDAGQLRGITLNDGTTLDTAMLIVTTGVTPNSAPLTGTDDGVSVSAELLTEAGIYAAGDVALTRHLVSDAPGLYATYPNAQQQARVAARHLVHGTGHYDGSLNTNVLQKHIDFPIISVGVFEGEAVTWRQGDLFRRAYLQEGRINGYILIGDTRNAGHIHHLYVTREPVAHNIAEILADRRGVSHYRNLMQLQTPVTV, encoded by the coding sequence ATGAAGGTCGTCACCGTTGGCACCGGCATGGCCTCGGCCGATTTCGTCCAGCAATTGCGCACCGAAGGCTTTGACGGCGAAATCGTCATGATCAGCGACGAGCCCTATGCGCCCTATTCGCCCTGCGTGATTCCCTTTTACCTGGCCGGCGATCCGCTGGAGAGCGTGTTCTGGAAAGGGCAGGATTTTTACCAACGTCAGCAAATCACCCCCCTGCTGGAGCACCGGGTGGTGGAGGTCGACCGCGAACAGCGGCTGGTGCGCACCGAACAGGGCGCCAGCGAATCCTACGACCGGCTGTTCTACGCCGCCGGCAGCCGCAGCTGGTGTCCCCAGCCCGACTGGCTGCAGACCGAAGGGGTGTTCGGATTCAAGACCCTGACCGACATGGTGGCCATCGATCGCTATATCCGCCAGCAACGCATAGAGCGGGCGGTAGTCTTCGGCGGTGGCTTCATCGGCGTCGATGCCGCCCTGGCCCTGCATCATCGCGGCATCGAAGTGACTATAGTGCATCGCAACAACCGCCTGCTGTCACAGATGACCGATGTCGAAGGAGGCCAGTTCGCCACCGAACGCCTGGCAAACAAGGCCGGGCTCGATGTACGCCTGCACGCCACTGTCGACAGCCTCACCATTGACGCCGGCCAGTTGCGTGGCATCACCCTGAACGATGGCACCACTCTGGATACGGCCATGCTCATCGTCACTACCGGCGTGACTCCCAACTCGGCACCACTGACCGGCACCGACGATGGCGTATCGGTGAGCGCTGAATTGCTTACTGAAGCTGGCATTTATGCTGCTGGCGACGTGGCCCTGACCCGCCATTTGGTGAGCGATGCCCCCGGCCTCTACGCCACCTATCCCAACGCTCAACAGCAGGCCCGGGTAGCGGCCCGACATCTGGTTCACGGCACGGGTCATTACGATGGTTCTCTCAATACGAACGTGCTGCAAAAACACATCGATTTCCCGATCATCTCCGTCGGCGTTTTCGAGGGTGAAGCTGTGACCTGGCGTCAGGGCGACCTGTTTCGGCGGGCTTATCTGCAGGAGGGCCGCATCAACGGCTATATCCTCATCGGCGACACGCGCAACGCCGGCCACATTCACCATCTCTATGTGACCCGGGAACCCGTCGCTCACAACATCGCCGAGATTCTTGCCGACCGTCGCGGCGTCAGTCACTACCGTAACCTGATGCAGTTGCAGACCCCCGTCACGGTTTAA
- a CDS encoding energy-coupling factor ABC transporter permease produces the protein MHIPDSMLQGAICPATLTLGAAGLSTAVVAAVRSTAKPNATRFAGVAALIFAGQMMNFAIPGGTSGHLLGGVLAAALLGVPFGVLAMTLVLAVQALLFGDGGMLALGANVVNMALFGVGIGGLFHRPALGKISQAALLATGAWLSVLVAALAASFEMAVSANLFFSNVVTAMLGSHLWIGLGEGIITAAAWLALAPALKEGKGRQALLAPLLIACVTALLFSPLASSLPDGLEKAAAQLQLLTNGSSWLAPLAEYRLPGVSGEALSTGLAGLLGTLATFAGAWLLRRGVTSNEA, from the coding sequence ATGCATATACCTGATTCGATGCTGCAGGGCGCTATCTGCCCCGCCACCCTGACCCTGGGCGCTGCCGGGCTGTCTACCGCCGTGGTTGCGGCCGTCCGCTCCACTGCCAAACCGAATGCGACCCGCTTCGCCGGTGTGGCGGCGTTGATCTTTGCTGGCCAAATGATGAATTTCGCCATCCCCGGCGGCACCTCCGGCCACCTGCTCGGCGGTGTACTGGCAGCAGCCTTGCTCGGTGTCCCCTTTGGCGTACTGGCCATGACCCTGGTACTGGCGGTACAAGCGCTGCTCTTCGGAGACGGCGGCATGCTCGCCCTGGGTGCCAACGTGGTCAACATGGCCCTGTTCGGAGTCGGTATCGGCGGCCTGTTTCACCGCCCCGCTCTCGGCAAAATCAGCCAGGCGGCCCTGCTGGCCACCGGTGCTTGGCTGTCGGTGCTGGTAGCTGCCCTGGCCGCCAGTTTCGAGATGGCCGTCTCGGCCAACCTGTTTTTCTCCAACGTAGTGACCGCCATGCTCGGCAGCCACCTCTGGATCGGTCTCGGCGAAGGCATCATTACCGCCGCTGCCTGGCTGGCTCTGGCTCCGGCCCTCAAAGAAGGAAAAGGCCGCCAGGCCCTGCTGGCCCCGCTACTGATCGCCTGTGTTACGGCCCTGCTTTTCAGCCCGCTGGCCAGCAGCTTGCCCGACGGACTGGAGAAAGCCGCCGCTCAACTGCAGCTGCTGACCAACGGCAGCAGCTGGTTGGCCCCCCTGGCTGAATACCGACTTCCCGGAGTAAGCGGCGAAGCTTTGAGCACCGGCCTGGCCGGCCTGCTCGGCACCTTGGCAACCTTTGCCGGCGCCTGGTTGCTACGTCGTGGGGTGACTAGCAACGAAGCCTGA